The DNA window CTCTATCTCTACGATGGCACCAAAGACACGTTGTTCCGTATCCATGGTACCTTCGAGCCCAAGAGCATCGGCACCAACGCGTCCTCAGGCTGCATCCGCATGGCCAATAACGACGTGATGGACCTTTACGAGCGCGTCAAGGTCGGCACGCGCGTCGTGGTGCGCTGAAGGCAGGCTTCTAAAATTGGTCGATCCGCTTGGTGTAGGCGTCCAGCACGCAGCCACGCGGGTCGCCCGTCTGGGCACATTTTAGCATTTGCCCCCGCCAAGTGCGTTGCGAGGCCCGAAGCTCGGGGACCTGATCGGCGCTGGCCCGGGCGAGCGCCCGCGCGAAATCTCGAGCAAGACGCAGATCGAGATCGGCGAGCGCATCATCGCCGCAAATCATCTTCTCGACTTCCGCCTTGGCGCCATCGCAATCGAAACTGGGTTGGGCCGCCGTGGCCGGCAGCGCCAACATCGCCAGAAGGACGATGGCAACGATGCCCGAACCTGCTGCCAACCCGCTCATACTCGTTCCCTCTCGTTGGGCGACTGCCTCTGGTCGGAGAGCCGGCCTGACGGCCCGGCACCAACGCGCCAGCGTTTTACAAGACTAGCGCATGATCCTGCTGTCCGTCCATGGTCGCCTTACATGGATCGAGCCTTCATTGACATTAAAGAACACTGGAAAGGCGACGTTTTTACGGGCGAAAGCGGACTTTTGAAAGTCGGTGGAGATTTCTCCGCCGAGCCATGGGAAGACAGGACGCCATGGCTGTTCGCCAATTGCGAAGATCGATCGTTGCGCGTATCACCTTTGCCGCGAAATAAATGGAACGGGAACATCATGACGACGCCGAAACCGCGGATCGGACTCTTCGTGACCTGCCTCGTCGACTTCTTCCGCCCGACGGTCGGCTTTTCGGCCGTCAAACTCCTCGAAGATGCCGGCTGCGAGGTGTCCGTGCCGGCAGCACAGACCTGTTGCGGTCAGCCCGCCTATAATTCCGGCGACCGCGCCGGCGCGCGAGCACTGGCCGAGCAGGTGATCGCCCTCTTCGAGACCTTCGACCATGTGGTGGTCCCCTCGGGTTCCTGCACCGGCATGATCAAAATGCACTATCCGGACCTTTTCTCCGGGGAGCCAGACTGGCGGCTCCGCGCCGAGAGGCTTGCCGCCAAAACCCACGAACTCACGTCCTTCCTGGTCGATGTGCTCGGCGTTGCGCCTCTGCCGATCAACTGGGAAGGGACAGCGACTTACCATGACTCGTGTTCCGGTCTCCGGGAACTCGGCATCAAGGCGCAGCCGCGTCAGCTGCTGTCAGCCGTCGAGGGCCTGGCCGTCAGGGAGATGCGCGATCCGGAGGCCTGTTGCGGCTTCGGCGGCACCTTCTGCGTCAAGTACGACGAGATTTCCAATGCTATTGTCGATCGCAAGGCCGCCGACATCCGAGCGACCGGCGCCGACGTGCTGCTATCGGGTGATCTCGGCTGCCTGCTCAATATCGCAGGCAAGCTGAAACGCGAGGGCTCGCGGGTTGAAGTTCGTCATATCGCCGAAGTACTCGCCGGCATGGCTTCCGGGCCGGCCATAGGAGAGACGAGAAAATGAGCGGTGGCCTCTCCTCGGTGTCTTTTCCGAAGAACGCCCATGCGGCGCTCGCAAATCCGCCGCTCCTCAAGGCCATTGCCCATATCGAGGAGACGCTGGTTAGTGGCCGACGCCGGGCCATCGACGCGCTGCCGGAATTCGAAGCGCTGCGTGACGCTGGGCGCGACATCAAGGCCCACACACTGAAGCATCTCGACCTTTACCTCGAGGCCTTCGAAAAGAAGGTGTTGGAGGCAGGAGGCTTCGTTCACTGGGCGGCCGACGCCGCCGAGGCCAGTCGCATCGTCCTCGACATCTGCCAGGCGGCGGGCGCCCGTCAGGTGACCAAGGGCAAATCGATGATCACCGAAGAGGTCGGCCTCAATGCCTTCCTCGAAGCCAACGGCATTACGCCGGTGGAGACCGATCTCGGCGAATACATCATCCAGCTTCGGGCCGAGACGCCGAGCCACATCATTGCCCCGGCCGTGCACGTCAACAAGGAGCAGGTGGCAGCCGACTTCAGGCGCGTGCACACCAACCTCGACCCCAGGCGCAACCTCGACGAGCCAACCTCGCTGCTCTCCGAGGCGCGTGGCGTGCTGCGCGAGCGCTTCCTGGCGGCGGACGTCGGCATCACCGGTGCCAACTTCCTGATCGCCGAAACAGGGTCGACGGTGATCGTCACCAATGAAGGCAATGGCGACCTCACCCAGATCCTGCCCAAGACGCACATCGTGCTCGCGTCCATCGAGAAGGTGGTGCCGACGCTCGAAGACGTCGCCACCATCATGCGCTTGTTGGCTCGCTCGGCCACCGGGCAGGAGATGAGCGTCTACACAACGTTCTCCACCGGTCCCCGCCGGGCCGGCGATCCCGATGGTCCCGAGGCCTTCCATGTGGTGCTGCTCGACAATGGTCGTTCGGCCATGCTTGGCACTGAGTTCGAGGACATGCTGCGCTGTATCCGCTGCGGCGCCTGCATCAACCACTGTCCGGTCTATCGCTCGATCGGCGGTCATGCCTACGGTTCGGTTTATCCCGGGCCGATGGGTTCGGTGCTGACGCCGTCGCTTCACGGGCTTGAAAAGTCGGCTCACCTCGCCAATGCCTCGACGCTATGTGGCCGTTGCGAAAGCGTCTGCCCTATGCGCATTCCCCTGCCCAAAATGCTGCGACACTGGCGAGAGAAGGAATTCGAACGGCACCTGACACCGAAAAAGGCGCGTTACGGCCTTGCCGCCTGGCGCTTCCTCGCCACGCGGCCGCGCCTCTATGGCATGGTAACGCGGTTTGCCGCCTGGGGCTTTGCACGTTTTGCCGGCAAGAAGGGGGCGCTCAGCCAGGTGCCGCTGGCCGGCGGCTGGACGCGCTGGCGCGATCTGCCGGCACCGGAAGGCGGCACGTTCCGCACCGAGTGGGCCAAACGAGGGAGGAAATAATGTCGAGCCGCGACGCCATCCTCGGACGCATCCGCCGATCGCTCGGCGCGTCAGGTACCGACGCCACACGCCTGGCCACCGTGCGCCACCGCCTGGCCGAAACGCCCGTGAATGTCATACCGGCGCGTGGGCAGTTGCCGGATGCCGAAAGGCTTGCGTTGTTCGTCCGCAAGGCTGGCGAAGTGTTCGCGACCGTCGTTCGCCTCGACAGTCGCGACGATATTCCCAGCGCTGTCGCCGACTATCTGCGGGCCCGTAACCTGCCGCAGGCGATCCGGCATGGCGACGACCCGCGTCTTGCCAACGTGCCATGGGGGCGTGAAGCGCAACTCTCGGTGACGACCGGTCCGAGCGCCGGGCAGGATCTCGTCGGCCTCAGCCACGCCGACGCTGGCGTTGCCGAAACTGGCACGGTGGTGTTGACCTCCGGCGCCGACAACCCGACGACACTCAATTTCCTGCCCGACCACCACATCGTGGTGGTCGACGCCTCGACGGTGGCCGGCGACTATGAGACGGTGTTAGCCGATCTCCGTCGACGCTTCGGCGCTGGGGTAATGCCCCGCACGGTCAACCTCATCACCGGCCCTTCGCGATCGGCCGATATCGAAGAAACGCTGCTGCTGGGCGCCCACGGTCCGCGCAGCCTACACATCCTGATGGTGGAGCCATCCCAATGCCGGTCCTGACGCTCGTCTTCTACACCTGCGCCCTCGCCGTCGCCGCGGCCTCCCCCGGCCCGGGCATGACAGCCGTCGTGGCGCGTGCGCTCGGCGGCGGGTTCCGAGCCGGCATGATCTTCATCGCCGGCATCGTCTTCGGCGATCTGTTCTACCTGACACTGGCCATCTTCGGCCTCGCCTCGCTGGCGCAGGAATTCCACCTCGCTTTCCTGCTGATCCACTACGTCGGCGCGGCATACCTTCTCTATCTGGCCTATAAGCTCTGGACGTCACACCCCGACCCGGCCGAAGTGGCAGCCAGGGTGCGCTCAGAGAGCCCTTGGCGGACGGTGCTGGGTGGCTTCACGCTGACGCTTGGAAATCCGAAGACCATCGTCTTCTACATGGCGCTGCTGCCATCGCTGATGCCCATCGAGACAATTACGCTGACCGGCTATTTCGAGCTGATCTGCGTCTCGATAGTCACGCTCAGCGCTGTCGGCGTGGTCTACGCAGCGGCGGCGGCCGGGGCCCGCGAATTCTTTCGCAGCCCCAAGGCCATGCAGCGCCTCAACCGCACCGCCAGCGCCATGATGGCCGGCGCAGCGGCGGCGGTGGTCGCGCGGTAACGCCCCACCTTTCTCAATCACTCCGCCGCGAGACTCATCGCCTGCTCGCCGGCGCCGAGATTGCCGAGCGAAGTAACGATATGCTTGGCCAGCGCGTCGTGGATCGGGCTTTTGGCATGATCGGCGCGCAGCAGACCGATCTCGGCCGGCTCAAGCTCCGGGAAGCCCTCGCGCAGGCCGAGAATGCGCATATTGGCCTTGAGCGCGCTTTCCGGCAGGACCGACACCGCAAGGCCGGCCAGCACAGCGCCCGATAGCGCCAGAGCCGCGCTGGAAATGTAAGCGACGCGGAAGCGGCGCCCCTCGCGATCGAGTGCGCGCACGACATTGGCACGCCAGCAGCAATCGTCCGGACCAAGAGCCAGCGGCACAGGATCGAGTTCATGGACGCTGTGGTCGCGCGAACCGACCCAGAAGAGCGGTTCGCGCCGGATCACATCGCCGCGCAGCGAGCCATGATAGCCGTGGTTGATGATGCCAAGGTCGAGCCGGCCATCACGGATCATGTCGGACACCGTGACCGAGCGCTGGCATTCGACAGTGATCTCGATCAGCGGATTGATGCGTGAGAAGCCGGCCAGCACCGGCGGCAACAACCGATCGGCGTAATCGTCGGGAATACCGAGACGAACCGAGCCCGTCAGGCCAGGATCCTCGAAAGCGGCCAGCGTCTCGTCATTGAGACGGATGAGACGGCGCGCATATTCAAGAAGACGCCGACCATCCTCGGTGAGCCGGCTCTGGCGGCCATCGCGCGCAAAGATCGGCTTGCCGACTCGGTCCTCAAGCCGACGCATCTGCATAGAGACGGCCGACTGCGTCTTGTGAACGACATCGGCGGCGGCGGTGAACGAGCCCACCTCGGCAATGGCGACGAAAGTGCGGAGTTGATCAAGGTCGAGAACGTTCATCTTCAACAATCCTGATGAATGGTCCGTCGGTAGGACTTTTATGGATCCTCGCCGGTTTTCGGGTGGTGTCCCATCGCACTGCGTGATCTCATGAGGTCATGATGTTGATATCAAGTTCCGTCATGGAAAGCATCAAAAACATGCGTTGGACTGATTGATGGGCCCATGAGATAAATCCACTATCGAAACACCGCAGCAGAATCCCCACCTCAGGTACGCAATGCTGCCATGTTCTGCCCACTGGGTGGTTCAAGTTCGCAGGAGCTAAGAGAATGACCCTGATCCTTGATCATGCGTCCTCGCGCCGCGTCTCCTCCCTTCGCCCCGTTCACGAGGCGAAGCGCCTTGTAGGTGCCCTGTTCAATCGTCTCGGCGCGCTGATTGCCGCGGAAATTGACCGCCGGCAAACCATGCAGCTGCTTGAGTTCGATGCGCGCGCGCTGAAGGACATGGGCATTTCTCACGCCGATGTGGAAGGCGCGCTGCTCGTGGCGATCGATCGCAAGCCGAGCTACACACTGGCTGCCCGTCGTGCCGAGGCCCGCCGTGCCGAGCGTCAGCAGGCTATTGAAGTCGCCGCTGCGCTTCGTGACTAACACCTACGTGTTTCATAAGAGACCCACATAGGTCGATCCGGAAACATTCTCCGGGCTTATGAAATAGTAAACGAAACCTCAACGGGGCTTCCAGGTGAAGCCCCGTTGCCGCCTCACCCTAAACCTCAACCCCTGACCCAACGCGCAATGCGCCAAACCATCCACGCCCCTTGATGGAGCCGATCATGACCACGACCCTCGCGTCCACCACCTACGCCGTCGCTTTCGTTTCGACGTTCACCTCGCTGGTGCGCGCCGCTATCGAGCGCACGGGGTTCGTCGCGAAGATTATGGTCAATCGCTGGATGGCCAAACAACTCTGCGATTTCACCGATCATGAGCTGGCCGACATTGGCCTCAGCCGATTCGACGTACGCGAGGCTCTCGATGGCCCGCTCTATGCCGACCCGTCGCTCAGGCTCGCCGCCGTAGCTCACGGCAATTCGGTGACGATGAACAGAGTTGTCGTGCGTCGCGCGGAGAGCGTGGATTTC is part of the Pleomorphomonas sp. PLEO genome and encodes:
- a CDS encoding lysozyme inhibitor LprI family protein translates to MSGLAAGSGIVAIVLLAMLALPATAAQPSFDCDGAKAEVEKMICGDDALADLDLRLARDFARALARASADQVPELRASQRTWRGQMLKCAQTGDPRGCVLDAYTKRIDQF
- a CDS encoding (Fe-S)-binding protein translates to MTTPKPRIGLFVTCLVDFFRPTVGFSAVKLLEDAGCEVSVPAAQTCCGQPAYNSGDRAGARALAEQVIALFETFDHVVVPSGSCTGMIKMHYPDLFSGEPDWRLRAERLAAKTHELTSFLVDVLGVAPLPINWEGTATYHDSCSGLRELGIKAQPRQLLSAVEGLAVREMRDPEACCGFGGTFCVKYDEISNAIVDRKAADIRATGADVLLSGDLGCLLNIAGKLKREGSRVEVRHIAEVLAGMASGPAIGETRK
- a CDS encoding LutB/LldF family L-lactate oxidation iron-sulfur protein, translated to MSGGLSSVSFPKNAHAALANPPLLKAIAHIEETLVSGRRRAIDALPEFEALRDAGRDIKAHTLKHLDLYLEAFEKKVLEAGGFVHWAADAAEASRIVLDICQAAGARQVTKGKSMITEEVGLNAFLEANGITPVETDLGEYIIQLRAETPSHIIAPAVHVNKEQVAADFRRVHTNLDPRRNLDEPTSLLSEARGVLRERFLAADVGITGANFLIAETGSTVIVTNEGNGDLTQILPKTHIVLASIEKVVPTLEDVATIMRLLARSATGQEMSVYTTFSTGPRRAGDPDGPEAFHVVLLDNGRSAMLGTEFEDMLRCIRCGACINHCPVYRSIGGHAYGSVYPGPMGSVLTPSLHGLEKSAHLANASTLCGRCESVCPMRIPLPKMLRHWREKEFERHLTPKKARYGLAAWRFLATRPRLYGMVTRFAAWGFARFAGKKGALSQVPLAGGWTRWRDLPAPEGGTFRTEWAKRGRK
- a CDS encoding lactate utilization protein C, producing the protein MSSRDAILGRIRRSLGASGTDATRLATVRHRLAETPVNVIPARGQLPDAERLALFVRKAGEVFATVVRLDSRDDIPSAVADYLRARNLPQAIRHGDDPRLANVPWGREAQLSVTTGPSAGQDLVGLSHADAGVAETGTVVLTSGADNPTTLNFLPDHHIVVVDASTVAGDYETVLADLRRRFGAGVMPRTVNLITGPSRSADIEETLLLGAHGPRSLHILMVEPSQCRS
- a CDS encoding LysE family translocator, encoding MPVLTLVFYTCALAVAAASPGPGMTAVVARALGGGFRAGMIFIAGIVFGDLFYLTLAIFGLASLAQEFHLAFLLIHYVGAAYLLYLAYKLWTSHPDPAEVAARVRSESPWRTVLGGFTLTLGNPKTIVFYMALLPSLMPIETITLTGYFELICVSIVTLSAVGVVYAAAAAGAREFFRSPKAMQRLNRTASAMMAGAAAAVVAR
- a CDS encoding LysR substrate-binding domain-containing protein, which produces MNVLDLDQLRTFVAIAEVGSFTAAADVVHKTQSAVSMQMRRLEDRVGKPIFARDGRQSRLTEDGRRLLEYARRLIRLNDETLAAFEDPGLTGSVRLGIPDDYADRLLPPVLAGFSRINPLIEITVECQRSVTVSDMIRDGRLDLGIINHGYHGSLRGDVIRREPLFWVGSRDHSVHELDPVPLALGPDDCCWRANVVRALDREGRRFRVAYISSAALALSGAVLAGLAVSVLPESALKANMRILGLREGFPELEPAEIGLLRADHAKSPIHDALAKHIVTSLGNLGAGEQAMSLAAE
- a CDS encoding DUF1127 domain-containing protein, which gives rise to MTLILDHASSRRVSSLRPVHEAKRLVGALFNRLGALIAAEIDRRQTMQLLEFDARALKDMGISHADVEGALLVAIDRKPSYTLAARRAEARRAERQQAIEVAAALRD
- a CDS encoding DUF1127 domain-containing protein, which translates into the protein MTTTLASTTYAVAFVSTFTSLVRAAIERTGFVAKIMVNRWMAKQLCDFTDHELADIGLSRFDVREALDGPLYADPSLRLAAVAHGNSVTMNRVVVRRAESVDFTPLVRGREE